The Panicum virgatum strain AP13 chromosome 6K, P.virgatum_v5, whole genome shotgun sequence nucleotide sequence CGGGCACCCGCTCCTCCGCCGCAACGCACACGACTGCGTCAGGTCCATCGACACCCTTCGGTTCCTGCAAGGCGgcggggacgacgacggcgaggcgccgcgcctcctcGGGACTCACCTGCCCTACTCCCTGCTCCCGGCGCGCGCCACGGCGGAGGACGGCTCCGGGTGCCGGATCGTGTACGTCATCCGGGACCCCAAGGACACGCTGGTCTCCCTCTGGCACTTCAACTCCGGCGTGGTGCTGACGgcgccaggcggcggcgacgccaacggcgcgccgccgccaccggagaAGACCAAGTTCGAGGAGGCGTTCGAGCTCTTCTGCCAGGGCCGCTACGGGCTGGGCCCGCAGTGGGAGCACGCCCGCGAGTACTGGGAGGCGAGCAGGCGGCGCCCCGGCAGCGTGCTGTGCCTCAGGTACGAGGAGATGCTGCGGGACCCCGCGGgcaacctgaggaagatcgcgGCGTTCATGGGGTGCCCGTtctcggaggcggaggaggaggccggcgtcgTGCGCGCCATCCTCGAGCTGTGCGGCATGGAGAAGCAGCGGAGCCTGGCGGTGAACAGGAGCGGGGCCTACGTGGTCAAGGACCTGCTCACCATCGGCAACCAGCATTTCTTCAGGAAGGGGGTGGCGGGGGACTGGAGGAACCACATGACGCCGGAGATGGCGGCGAGGCTGGACGGCATCGTCGAGGAGGCGCTCCAGGGTTCAGGATTTTCCTTTGGCGACGCAAGTAGCTAAGGCAAATGCGTACGTGGCTCTGAATAATCATGCCGGCCATTTCGGTTTGGCATCAGCTTGGTGTGTTGGTCTATGAGTCGTTTGTTCAGCCGATGCTGTTTGTGTGGCATCTGTATGTGTTGTTTCCGTTTGTTTCCCTCTGTTACGtgtctttgtgattttattACTTCTAATAAATTCTCGGCAAATCTCTTGCCGTCCTTTTCCAAAGAAAAAGTAAACCTCTGATCAATATCAACATCTCCGGAGCAGCAAATTTCTAATATGTGAAAATTGAATTTCTGAAGCAGCAAGCACTAGCATATCACTGAATCAGGATTAGCAGTGAGCAATTAGCACAATATCCATATTAAAAACTCGTTCATTACTGCATTAGTCTAAATCATTACCCGCCCGCCGGTAGCTGGGGCAGCTGCTCCATACTGCTGTATGTGGAGCTACACCTCTGTGTTCTACAGTATATGTATTAGTGTATTATATatgcatgcatggcattgaGAGGTCACCAAGTTAGATTATTCGTGGCATGAGTATGATGTAATTATTTCAACACTATTATTTAACAACACTATTACTTCATACAATTATTTCAATGATGTAAGTAATAAACAACACTATTATTAACATGAGTATGATGTATTCAATTGAAAATGTAAGTATTCACACTATGATGTATTCAATTTCTAATATGGCATGACCGCATGAGTAAGATGTATAAGTAATAAACGACACTATTAATGATAGACGACGACTTATCCATTTTTTTTTGGTGAGGGCCGACACAGGTCCAGGAAACCAGGAGCGAGCGTCAGCTTCGCCACCGTGGGCTTTTGCAGCGGCCGAGCTCGCTTTGCTTGCTTTTGTCGTGAAACCGAGTGCATGGCCCACATAAGGCCCGCGTAACACTTGTAGCGTGGCCTACTTGAAACTTGAGGAACAACTTTTATTTCCAATTAGTCCATTGGCCGACGTCGTGATGAATGATGCGTTGGTgaagagttttttttatttttatattattttttcgatttatcaaaaatatatgtcatgatattttttttcaaaaatatcacccagccgccggttcatccggcggaaggttgttaccgccggatgaaccggcggtaggcTCGTACCGCCGTGTGCCGTGGTGGGTCGGATCTTACCGCCGGTTGATCTGGCGGTAAgtacctaccgccgtttcaaccgGCGGTAAGGTCCGGCGTATTAATGCCGCGCTCGCTCgctcccccagcgccgccgcccgcccgcttctctaacgccgccgcccgctcgctgccccgcgccgccggccgcgcgcctcgTCAGGGCCGCCCCCCGCACGCACGCCCGGCCCCCGTGCGCCGGACtttggccggcggcgcggctcgccggcgctccCCCGGCAGCCGCACCGAGGCGGCGCTCCCCCGGCAGCCGCACCGAGGCGGCGCTCGCCACTCGGATCGCgggtaaattttaaaatttaattttagtAATAATAGTTGGTAGATTAGGATtagaaatattagtgatttGAATATAGTTTTAGGTGTAGAAATAGTTTTACTAAATATTAGTGATTTAAAAATAAGTTATTTTGACACAAAATCGTAGAACatgtaattgaaaatattagtttacatacgaatataattgaaaatattaatgagttgtctcataaaaatattattaattgatattatattacataaaaatagaaatttttGTCAGTAATAGAAATTAtagagaaacaattaagatagatataaaaatagcagaaatatttttttagtgttgattaaattctaatgacgagtaattattgtcgtaaatattggcaggcatgtcagatgatttgtattttcaagtgttttatgggtcaggagaagttagatatggtcctgaaggggtagatttgtcagagtttagctcgatcacaaaaaaaaataccccgagctagagataggacttggatttcaatatccaattggctatttaaagcttTCGGACTTAGTCGAGATGAACATGTGATCTCTGTCATGACAGTGGTCAGTCGAAGGGAAccaatattttgggagctattgccgcttgaagggacgcaaaactggaggaactatgtcaatataagtagttgccgaggcttaccgcttgtgttgtttgttcaagcattcgGGAAGATTAGTTTTAGAATTGAAGCGGGTGGAGATTATGAAGGGCAGGGAGATATAGTATCGGAAGAAACCGAAACGatgcatgaacctcatgaagaaggtggtgaactcgagattttagaagatgatagacatgctgcacacgaacctcgtcaagcaactGGTCAGGCTAATGAAGAGGAAAACATTCCAgagatagttgaagagtttcagagggaGAGTGAACAACagcacaatgcaatgaatgatgtctcctcggatgatgatgatgatgacgattattatcatgtcccacacaactggtccgggtatgatttttcaaaattaagtgtaaatgaaggtgaagcggttccttgggagtacaggcaaaatgaggtatgcatcggtttggtgtatgccaacagtgacaatatgaaggaagctataaaacgttggtcgactctctttgcaaagacagttcaaagttgtcaagagcagtccgagaacatatgatgtgcgttgtgtgagaagcgaatgtcctttcagggtgtacgcttctatgggcaagtggcaggatttctgggaggtcaaaaaaattgtggagcacacatgcctgcttgagcaattagaaccacagcactGCAATCTCAGTGCAGGTTTCATAGCTAACTACATGCACCCTTTGATCATGGACAATCCTAGTTATGAACCTAAGtcaatcatttgtgctgttgaggaggagtttaaatataaaattagctacaacaaagcttaCAGAGCGAAACAGAAAGTGCTGCAGATGAGGTAGGGGACGTATGAAGCTTCGTATCACAATATGCCGGCATTGCTGCACACTATATGTCTTAGAAATCCTGGTAGCTAGTACGACTTGAAAACGTATCCATGTTCCAGAAGCCTGGAAAGCAGGTACTGCAACGGTCGTTCTTGGCCTTGGGCGCTTGCATTGAGGCGTTTCCGCACTGCCGGCCAGTCATTTGTATAGATGGGACATTTTTgacaggaaggtataaaggcacaatcctcacagctgttgcagctgatggtaacagacaattgttgcctttggcaattgcctttgtggagaaagaatcaggggatacttggtattggtttttgcagagggtgaagcagatgattgtcaaagatgtagagaacgtgtgtttgattcatgatcggcacaagggtataatacaagcaatcgatgacatacagaatggttctactgagcatagtaggactgcactttggccggacctaaagagtaggtggtgcatgaggcatatgggggccagggttttatttcccaaccggaaaccggttaccgccgccctccggtaccggtttaccggaccggttaggccggtaaccggtggaaaccggttgaattcaaatccaaattcaaataaattcaaattttcccgtgcaaccggttccgaccggtttaccggccggtttgaccggtttaccggccggttttaccggtttaccggtcggtttgaccggtttgaaattcaaacgctcccgtgcaaccggtttaccggccggttctaccggtttaccgaccggtttgaccggtttaccggccggtttgaccggtttgatcggtgggccttcatgggccgacccattttttttctttgtcttttttgatttaactttaaattctcacaaactatactaaatgaatgaatttttgagaaaatttgataccattagattcatcacaccttgaagtatttttaggaattttttgggaatttttcattttttgaattcaaatttaaaatttgaattttggccggtcgggtaccggccggaaccggaaccggaccggaccggtttgaccggtaaccggtcaaaccggaccggttcccaccggttaggttaaccttgatgggggcaaactttcatagccagttcaagaacaaaacacttatgaagctattcaagcggttatgcagccagaatcaggaaaggaaattcaacttcctatggaaaaaaattggatgagctaacaaaaaagcaaacggcggagctagcgaagagatctgtcaatacagaggaggacgaccaggtctcacttgaagacgtgggcttggacggtccgaatgtcaggcgcaaaaaggagaagggcaattaagacattctcggagtggattgagcacgaaccaaaagagaaatgggttttactgtttgatgaaggaggtgCTAGGTACGGTTTAATGACTACGAACCTAGCTGAGGTATACAATTGGGTGCTGCGTGGTGTAAGATCATTGCCACTTGTTGGGATCGTGGAGTTCTTCTTGTATCGCACTTGCGAGTACTTTAGGGACCGTTACGCTGTGGCACAGAAAGATATGGTCGATAATCAAAAAGTTTACGGATACAAGGTTACGGAGTATATGGAGGAAGCTTTCAAAAAGGCCCGTTTACATCGGGTGACTCCAGTTGGCTCTATAGAATGTCGGTACGAGGTGATGTGTAGGGACAAAGGCCGAATGAGGGGCCGGCGTGAGAAGCATGTGCAGGAGTGTGTTCTCCGTCCtgatgcttgtatttgctcatgtcataagccaaagctgctgcacctgccgtgcacacatctcattgctgcctgttttgaagctggtggactacagcctcgtatgtatgtctcaaattacttcatgaaggaaactatttggatgacttggaggcacGAGATTTATGGGTTCCGCATCCTGGGAGACTTCATAACTAATCCTGGACACAATGCAACTTACATTCCGGATCCATATCCAGAAATGTTTCAAGGGGTGGGCCGACGCAAGAAGAAACACATTAGAAATAACATGGATCGATCGGAGGCTGGTCGAGACGTCCGCCTCTGCTCGAAGTGCCATGAGACGGGTCATACGTACAAGGATTGTACGGCATAGAGTTATGGTGGCCGCACAGATGGAGCGGGCCCATCAGTCGCTGCTCCAAATCCGGCAACGCAGGCAACGGGTCGTCGTGCTCGCCGTCCGAACAACGATGGCCTTATGTGATCGATGACAATTGTCATCTGTGTCATTCGTTATTGAATCATGTTCgatgttaaattatgtaatattAAGAACTAATATGTCGTAAATTGATTTCGTCTTGGCGTACGAATATTTGTTATAATGTGTGGCGCAAACGTATGTTCAACTTTGTTGCTGTAATTGGAAATTGAAGTTATATGATATGTAATTTGTTGTGAATCATTTATTAGTTTATTACGTtatgttttatttagtattttattaaGTATTTGTTGTATTACTTAATGTTATTATGCTTAATATTGTTATTTATGTTCTGAAATTTTTGCTAATAAATCTTATTATACAGGTATGGCGCACGAGGAAGGAGCCACCCCTGAGTTGCTCGATGCTCTCGTCGACAAGCACCACCGGTCGTACATGTCTGCGGTCCGTGGCATAAGCTTAGGGACATTTCGGGCTCGTGTGCCCATGTCGACGATGCCGATACACCGTCGCTGGGTTCCTAGGTACGGGTTACATTTGTCacatattttaattgtttcCGTAACCGTTTGTTCTAACTTGATGTTTCATTTTCGCGATGCAGGCTACGCGCTTCAGGTCTTCTCCCGATTGCGCGACTTGTGGAGGGAGATATGGCCGACCCTGCACGTCGACCTAGGGACAGGGCTCCACGGTTTCAGATCGACATGTCCCTCCTCGCGGCACTTCTCGACCGTTGGCGTCCGGAGACGCACACGTTTCACCTCCCGGTCGGTGAGATGACCACTACTCTTCGGGACGTGGCGATGCTTCTAGGCTTGCCGTGTGCTGGACGAGCCGTGGGTGCAGAGGACGTGGGACTCTCGTGGCGCGACGACATTTTGGCTCGGTTCACCGGGGTTCAGTGCAACGAGCTAGCGTTGCCGTACCGGCCCTTGCCTGCGAACCACGCACACGGACCGACAAAGAGGTGGCTCCTACAGTTCAGTGTGAGTACATAAATGTTGAATCTTTCCGTACTTATATTCGTACGTATTTGCATTGACGACTCATACCATTTTGAAGGCGGACTACATGAGGGCAGACGCAGACGACTTTACGGTTGCCAGGCAGTTCGAGGCCTACTTACTGTGGCTGTTCGGCTGGGTCATGTTCTGCAGCTCCCAGGGTGACTCGTGCCCCCAAACAGCTCATTCCTTTGGCGAGGTCGATAGCTGATGCTCCACTTCACGAGGTAACACAGTACAGCTGGGGTTCTGCCGTTTTGGCAGCGACTTACAGGGGTCTTTGCACGGGCGTGACGAAGGTCTCAGCAGAGGAGCCCATTTTTGTTGGGTGTCCTCTACTGTTACAGCTCTGGTCGTACGAGCGCTTTCCCGTCGGTAGGCCAGAGATGGACTTCGAGCCGTACGTCCAGCTGTCCGCAGACCACGACGACATCGACAGACCTACGATGGGTTCGTTGTGGTGCCTCAGGAGGGTACGTTACATCGTTTGTTTTACTTATTATTACATGCCTTCAAAACTGTACGATTTAGCGGTTAACATATTTTTTCATTATGCAGCCTTCTTGGGTCGGCGTGCAGACGAGAAAGTCGTACCACGACTTCGTGGGACAGTTTGACGCTCTTGTCGACACGGACGTGAGGTGGACTCCGTACACTGCAGCCGACATTTACGCTCGGGCACCGAGCGGTCTTTCGTCCTTATGCCTGCGAGATCACGAGTACTGGTTGACGAGGAAGCCAATCCTTTACGACATCCACATCGAG carries:
- the LOC120712538 gene encoding cytosolic sulfotransferase 5-like; this encodes MATHPKEHQESKGEGMAAGKGDESTPTNGGGVLPANFAEVVASLPQGPQCSMFPSLRHYRGFWIPEISLLSLPEVHARFALSPTDVLVASFPKCGTTWLKSLCFAAARRSSHPPLDGGHPLLRRNAHDCVRSIDTLRFLQGGGDDDGEAPRLLGTHLPYSLLPARATAEDGSGCRIVYVIRDPKDTLVSLWHFNSGVVLTAPGGGDANGAPPPPEKTKFEEAFELFCQGRYGLGPQWEHAREYWEASRRRPGSVLCLRYEEMLRDPAGNLRKIAAFMGCPFSEAEEEAGVVRAILELCGMEKQRSLAVNRSGAYVVKDLLTIGNQHFFRKGVAGDWRNHMTPEMAARLDGIVEEALQGSGFSFGDASS